The following is a genomic window from Oncorhynchus kisutch isolate 150728-3 linkage group LG6, Okis_V2, whole genome shotgun sequence.
TTTCTTGATGTGGTTATAATATTTAATTGGGTTATAATATTTAATATCTCAGTTAAGATTTCACATGCATTTTATGTCAGGCTGTGATTTTGGATCAGGGTCACCCAGGACTACTTTCTCAATCCAGCCCCTATGTTAATCACATTGCCATTCTGTGACATAGTTGATTGACCCAGTTGTCCTTACCCCTCCTCTAACCTGATGGGAGTTTCAGTACACTTTCATACTATGCACTTTCTCAGGCTGTTCTATAATATTCAATGTTTTCAAGTTCACTATTGTCCTCTGCCCTGAAGTAGGTCAAATTCCGGTGTGCCACCTTAAATCTTCATAGACATGCCAAACAAGTGAGCAAGGCATTGCCAAGCCTCCCCTGTGCCAACACTGCCATTGGTCAGCAAGCACTGTAGGTGGGCTGTTGCCATAGCACCCTCATTAAGGGAGGGGCAAGGACATGTTGAGAAAGTGTGGGTTTCAAGTCCCAGTGAAAGAGTACAGGTTGTCAATGTTACATCACAGTACAGGAACTACCATTCATTTACCAGAGCTGAGGACATTGAAATGTACTAGAATTCATGCCCAGTGATAAGGAAATAAAAGCACTTTTACACTAGTTCTAGAGCAGCACATACCCTAAGAACATACTCTCTAGAATGTAAACCGTGATAAGTTTTATGGAAGCCAGAACATACAAAAACATGCatgcactcatacacacacacactgacatttaCAATGTATGACGCATGGCATTTTGCAGATATGTGCATTAGCTGGAAGCAGAAagatgaggggtagagtaggAGAAGCAGCATTGAgaggttgtgtgtgagagagtggaaACATACGCCAGTGGATTAAGCTGCTTTGTGAAGGGAAACTGAGGAAAGCTTATAGAGAagtgaagagagggatggaggcttTTGCCCTGACAACCCACCACAGTTCATAACAGCTTAGCCAGAGAGGGGAAGAAAACGGACAAATGCAGGAAAAACAGGATCAGCCACTGAAAAGTAGCCCGGGGAAGGTAGGGATGTGGGCTGtaggagggatgtgtgtgttgttttgtatATTCTGTGTGTGGCGTCTTATTTTTTTTGTCTGTAATGACAGCATGTGAAAATTGGAGTGACTGGGTATGGTGTATATGATGCTTTTTCTGCAGCCATCCAGTTCTTTGTTGATATTTGTGTTGGCAAATTGTTTAAAGAACTAAGCATGCCAATTATGATAAAGCATTATAACACATACTTGATGTAGGGTGACACTTGCAGGGAGGGGAATAGTGTGCGTGTTCATGGGTTGGTGCATCTTAGTTTTTCAATGGAGAGGCCTTGCCCTTTTGCCTGTTCTCTTTGTGGTCCCATGTTAATTTACACACAATTTTTCAATCATTGCTTTGTGTTGTAATCACTCATATTCTGGAGTCTGAATGTTTGTATTTACTACTTGTGTGGGTATTTATGTGATGTGCATTACTGTAGCGGGTGTATGTGCATTTGTCCTATTTCCCAGGACCCACTCTGCCTGGTGCTTTCCATCTTAAACAATCATAAGTCCCATCATGCTTTGGGCTCTCGCTGAAGAGCACTCTACCATGACTGGTGTGTGATCGGTGTTAtcactctcccttcctcccctttcTGCTCGTCTCTCCCTTCAGGGTCACCCGGCTCTCAAAGCCTTTATGTGTGGCTCTCTCAGTGGAACATGCTCCACCCTGCTCTTCCAGCCTCTGGACCTGGTCAAGACCCGCCTGCAGACCCTTCACAGCAACATGCAGCCTGGGTGAGTAGCCTTCAGCTGGCTCAGTCAACACCTCTACAGCATAGTCCACACTTCCACATAGTAATCAGGTGAGGTTACGTTTGTAGTAAGATTTCTGGCTCTAGATTACAGTCTTGTCCTAGACTATGAGACCAACTAGCATTGCATTACTCTATTGACTTGCCTCATTGACTAAGCAATATTGTAGATCTGAACATTGAGAGTCCAAAGAGTCATAAAACTCATGCTGGTTCCACATGGCCTGTATGCTAGTACCAACTCAATGTCACGTCAGCTATTTTGAAATGAAGCGTAGTTGCAAGAcacataaaaataacttttaGGTCATTTCATAGGACGTGTTAAtatggctttctctctctcttacgctCTTTCAGTTCAGCAAGAGTGGGGATGGTGACTGTGTTCTTAAGTGTTGTACGGACAGAGAAGCTCATAGGACTTTGGAAAGGGGTCTCACCAGTAAGTTGGCCTCTCTTTATGATCAGTAATATAAATAGAAACACATATATTGTGTTGAATCTGTGGGTTGAGTATATGACTCTGACAGTATGTCTGCTCTGCTTCCTCCTCCAGTCGTTTGTGAGGACCATCCCCGGCGTAGGGATCTACTTCAGCACCTACTACTCTCTGAAGCAGCACTACTTCCTGGAGCAGGGCCCCGGGGCCATGGAGTCTGTGCTGCTGGGAGCTGGGGCCAGGACTGTGGCAGGGGTCTGCATGCTACCTGTCACTGTCCTTAAGACTCGCTTTGAGGTATGttcaggtagagagatggaggggaggggcagGAAGGAAAAGATAAATACTTTTCTATATACTGTATGATTACAGTGACTACATGAGTACTGTTTAATGTGTgggtgtttactgtagtgtctgttGTTGTTTCAGAGTGGCAGGTATAACTACGTGAGCGTGGCGGGGGCTTTGCGCAGTGTGTGTCAAACAGAGGGACCCAGAGCTCTGTTCTCAGGGCTGACCGCCACCCTCCTCAGAGATGCTCCCTTCTCAGGCCTCTATGTCATGTTCTACAGCCAGGGCAAGAACACTCTGCCACAGGGTCAGTATCAGAACACCACACTAATGCTCAACACTAGTATTTGTTTCACTAGTGTGCGATCACTTTGAAGTGTCAGTATGGGGACGCCGATGACATAAACATGGAGCAATAGTATTGGTTACACTAGAAGCCACATTTGATAACTTTGACGTATCTGTCTCAATGTGAATTGTTTGGTGTGGAGTGGAATTTATagtgtctctctgtttcttcctccCAGAGATAAGCACGTCTCCCTACGCGGCCCTGGCTAACTTCAGCTGTGGGATTCTGGCCGGGGTCCTGGCTTCCCTGGTCACCCAGCCAGCTGACGTGGTCAAAACCCATGTCCAAGTCAGCCCACATCTGTACAGGAGGACTGCAGACGCTGTGCGATACATTTACAATGTAACTATCTCTCTGGGTGTTTtattgaatacagtgttgttacTATGCTTAGGGCAATAGCACTGTTATAATATACTGATGTTGTTCTTATATGGGTCAGGCTAAACTGTTGTCTGTATGTGTTTATATGCTGACCTTATATGCTGACCTTATATGCTGACCTCTAGCCTGCAAACAGTGTCACACTATGTAATAAAACATCAGGGTTGATTTATAGTAGATGACATGTGCCattctttctctccgtctctcaggaGCACGGGTTTCAAGGGTTCTTCCGGGGTGGGGTGCCACGTTCTCTGAGGAGGACCATGATTG
Proteins encoded in this region:
- the LOC109893443 gene encoding mitochondrial glycine transporter B isoform X2, whose product is MCGSLSGTCSTLLFQPLDLVKTRLQTLHSNMQPGSARVGMVTVFLSVVRTEKLIGLWKGVSPSFVRTIPGVGIYFSTYYSLKQHYFLEQGPGAMESVLLGAGARTVAGVCMLPVTVLKTRFESGRYNYVSVAGALRSVCQTEGPRALFSGLTATLLRDAPFSGLYVMFYSQGKNTLPQEISTSPYAALANFSCGILAGVLASLVTQPADVVKTHVQVSPHLYRRTADAVRYIYNEHGFQGFFRGGVPRSLRRTMIAAMAWTVYEQMMARMGLKS
- the LOC109893443 gene encoding mitochondrial glycine transporter B isoform X1, yielding MDRGRVRTEKVIKKEEKTKEDFDHTRTTLLDWNLFSTFKITMELSLGHPALKAFMCGSLSGTCSTLLFQPLDLVKTRLQTLHSNMQPGSARVGMVTVFLSVVRTEKLIGLWKGVSPSFVRTIPGVGIYFSTYYSLKQHYFLEQGPGAMESVLLGAGARTVAGVCMLPVTVLKTRFESGRYNYVSVAGALRSVCQTEGPRALFSGLTATLLRDAPFSGLYVMFYSQGKNTLPQEISTSPYAALANFSCGILAGVLASLVTQPADVVKTHVQVSPHLYRRTADAVRYIYNEHGFQGFFRGGVPRSLRRTMIAAMAWTVYEQMMARMGLKS